The proteins below are encoded in one region of Pelagibacterium flavum:
- a CDS encoding ATP-binding protein has translation MPNEELHIDAMPTKAFFVDMLVRDIPLERAVLDLVDNCIDGAKRMRPGEEPDFHGLNVSVHLDGDGFEIADNCGGFDVETARNYAFRFGRPEKAASTDYSIGQFGVGMKRALFKFGRYFEVHSTTTKQRWSMHVDVDTWERDEGNWYFDFANVEEGQFADAEVGTRIIVKRLRPEVSRQFASEHFKRQLSEMIRSHQRQFLAFGLAIDFGGLHLTNTDLRIRSGGQFNPAIEEFAVDDDTDAPVNVRIVAGISESSPTAAGWYVICNGRVILSADRSESTGWNSVAEQKDGIPKYHNQYARFRGAVFFSCRDSKKLPWNTTKTGLDASTTVWQLTFPKMLDHTRTVINFLNALDNSIEEYGAKASPLLVALNKETLAKEVEKFRGPASFSWNRTPQVPGPKTIKIQYSREETKIQSLMTALGVTSAKAVGEKTFDIIFEEQGGEDQ, from the coding sequence ATGCCGAACGAAGAACTGCACATTGATGCGATGCCGACAAAGGCATTCTTTGTCGACATGCTGGTTCGGGATATCCCCTTGGAGCGTGCCGTACTTGACTTGGTCGACAATTGTATTGATGGCGCGAAACGCATGCGCCCCGGAGAAGAGCCCGATTTTCACGGGCTTAACGTTTCGGTCCACTTGGACGGGGACGGGTTTGAGATTGCAGACAATTGTGGCGGCTTCGATGTGGAAACCGCTCGGAATTATGCCTTCCGGTTCGGCAGGCCCGAAAAAGCAGCGTCCACCGACTATTCGATAGGCCAATTCGGCGTTGGAATGAAGCGCGCCCTGTTCAAATTCGGACGCTATTTCGAAGTGCATTCCACCACCACCAAACAAAGATGGTCGATGCATGTCGATGTAGACACCTGGGAACGGGACGAGGGAAACTGGTATTTTGACTTCGCGAATGTTGAGGAGGGTCAATTTGCAGACGCCGAAGTAGGGACAAGAATCATAGTTAAGCGCCTGCGGCCGGAGGTCTCGCGTCAGTTTGCATCTGAGCACTTCAAGCGCCAGCTCTCCGAGATGATCCGCTCACACCAGCGACAGTTTCTGGCTTTTGGCCTGGCAATAGATTTCGGCGGTTTGCACTTGACTAACACGGACCTTCGCATTCGGTCAGGCGGTCAGTTTAATCCAGCAATCGAGGAGTTTGCCGTCGATGATGACACCGATGCACCCGTGAACGTCCGTATCGTCGCAGGTATCTCGGAGTCCTCTCCTACAGCCGCTGGCTGGTATGTAATCTGCAATGGCCGGGTGATCCTTTCAGCGGATAGATCCGAGTCAACCGGATGGAACTCCGTTGCCGAACAGAAGGACGGAATACCCAAATACCACAACCAATACGCCCGATTTCGTGGTGCTGTATTCTTCAGTTGCCGCGATTCAAAAAAGCTCCCATGGAACACGACCAAAACCGGTCTCGATGCGTCCACTACGGTTTGGCAACTGACCTTCCCCAAGATGCTGGATCACACTCGAACGGTCATCAATTTCTTGAACGCTCTTGACAACAGCATTGAGGAATATGGCGCGAAAGCGTCGCCCTTGTTGGTCGCGCTCAACAAGGAGACGTTAGCGAAGGAAGTCGAGAAGTTTCGGGGCCCGGCGTCGTTCTCTTGGAACCGAACTCCCCAAGTGCCTGGGCCCAAGACGATCAAAATACAGTACTCGAGAGAGGAGACAAAGATTCAGAGCCTTATGACCGCGTTGGGCGTCACTTCGGCGAAAGCGGTTGGAGAAAAGACTTTCGATATCATTTTCGAAGAGCAGGGTGGTGAAGATCAATGA